The following are from one region of the Polynucleobacter sp. MWH-CaK5 genome:
- the glyA gene encoding serine hydroxymethyltransferase, translating to MFKRSETLAKTDPALWDAIQAENKRQEDHIELIASENYTSPAVLEAQGSQLTNKYAEGYPGKRYYGGCEYVDVAEQLAIDRLKQIYGAETANVQPHCGASANEAVFLAFLKPGDTILGMSLAEGGHLTHGMALNMSGKWFNAISYGLNAREEIDYDAMERLAREHKPKLIIAGASAYSLHIDFERFAKVAKEVGAIFMVDMAHYSGLIAAGVYPNPVPHADIVTSTTHKSLRGPRGGIILMKAEHEKAINSAIFPGLQGGPLMHVIAAKAVAFKEALEPSFKEYQKQVLVNANAMAQTLIKRGLRIVSSGTQSHVMLVDLRAKKITGKEAERVLGEAHITCNKNAIPNDPEKPFVTSGIRLGSPAMTTRGFKEAEAIQVANWIADVLDNPNDAANIAKVREQVSALTKRFPVYSN from the coding sequence ATGTTCAAACGTAGTGAAACATTGGCCAAAACTGATCCCGCATTGTGGGATGCCATCCAAGCTGAAAATAAGCGTCAAGAAGACCATATTGAACTGATTGCCTCAGAAAATTACACCTCTCCAGCGGTTTTAGAGGCTCAAGGCTCACAATTAACCAATAAATATGCTGAAGGCTACCCTGGCAAGCGTTATTACGGTGGCTGCGAGTATGTAGACGTTGCCGAACAATTGGCGATTGATCGCTTGAAACAGATTTATGGCGCTGAAACAGCCAACGTTCAGCCTCACTGTGGCGCATCTGCCAACGAAGCGGTATTTTTAGCGTTTTTAAAGCCTGGTGACACGATTCTAGGTATGAGCCTGGCCGAAGGTGGTCACTTGACCCACGGCATGGCTCTTAATATGAGCGGCAAGTGGTTCAATGCCATTTCTTATGGCTTGAATGCTCGTGAAGAAATCGACTACGACGCGATGGAGCGTTTGGCGCGTGAGCACAAACCAAAACTAATCATTGCTGGTGCATCTGCTTACTCATTGCACATCGACTTTGAGCGTTTTGCCAAAGTGGCTAAAGAAGTGGGTGCGATTTTCATGGTGGACATGGCGCACTACTCTGGATTGATTGCTGCGGGTGTTTATCCAAACCCAGTGCCTCACGCAGACATCGTGACATCTACAACTCACAAGAGTTTGCGCGGTCCTCGTGGCGGCATCATTTTGATGAAAGCGGAACACGAGAAAGCCATTAACTCAGCCATCTTCCCTGGCTTGCAAGGCGGTCCATTGATGCACGTGATTGCTGCTAAAGCTGTTGCTTTCAAAGAAGCTTTAGAGCCAAGCTTTAAAGAGTACCAAAAGCAAGTATTGGTGAACGCCAATGCAATGGCACAAACATTGATCAAGCGCGGCTTGCGCATCGTTTCTTCAGGAACACAATCACACGTGATGTTGGTGGATCTTCGCGCCAAGAAAATCACTGGCAAAGAAGCAGAACGTGTTTTGGGTGAAGCGCACATCACATGTAACAAAAATGCAATCCCTAACGATCCTGAAAAACCATTTGTAACAAGCGGTATTCGTTTGGGCTCACCAGCGATGACCACTCGCGGCTTCAAAGAAGCTGAAGCGATTCAAGTGGCTAACTGGATTGCTGATGTTCTAGATAATCCTAACGACGCTGCCAACATTGCTAAGGTTCGTGAGCAGGTATCCGCTCTCACCAAACGCTTCCCTGTTTACAGCAACTAA
- the tolA gene encoding cell envelope integrity protein TolA gives MNPLRNRIQAEPGTGKAFVWALGMHLLLFGFLTFGLSWKSQTPAGLEAEIWDNVPVIKSAPPNIDPKIDADEKADIALKKKKEAVKKPEPKEEVKAAKKVDPKELQKQKAEQEKLAKQKQEQAKEKAKAEAERKEALAQQKARSDQLARLRSAAGKEGAAGGRGGVVGDGVGGGGNAKPGYADKVRKKILPLIVFNPSLVAGNPAVEVGVELAPDGTIMNRKVLKSSGDAAWDRAVLRAVDDAQTLPKDDDGKVPKQIRLTFKPKD, from the coding sequence ATGAATCCCCTTAGAAACCGAATTCAGGCAGAACCTGGAACCGGCAAAGCCTTTGTGTGGGCTTTGGGGATGCATCTTTTATTGTTTGGATTTTTAACCTTTGGTCTGAGTTGGAAAAGCCAAACGCCTGCTGGTCTTGAAGCGGAGATTTGGGACAATGTTCCGGTCATCAAAAGCGCTCCACCAAACATTGATCCAAAAATCGATGCTGATGAAAAAGCAGACATTGCTTTGAAAAAGAAAAAAGAAGCAGTGAAAAAGCCTGAGCCTAAAGAAGAGGTCAAAGCGGCTAAAAAAGTTGATCCAAAAGAACTACAAAAGCAAAAAGCTGAACAAGAAAAACTAGCCAAACAAAAACAAGAGCAAGCCAAAGAAAAAGCCAAAGCCGAAGCTGAGCGCAAAGAAGCCTTGGCGCAACAAAAAGCACGCTCTGATCAGTTGGCTCGCTTGAGGTCTGCTGCAGGTAAAGAAGGTGCTGCGGGTGGTCGAGGAGGTGTGGTTGGGGACGGTGTGGGTGGTGGCGGTAATGCCAAGCCTGGCTATGCAGACAAAGTGCGTAAAAAGATACTTCCTTTGATTGTGTTCAATCCATCTTTAGTAGCTGGCAATCCAGCGGTAGAGGTTGGCGTGGAGTTAGCGCCTGATGGCACAATCATGAATAGAAAAGTTTTAAAGAGCAGTGGTGATGCTGCTTGGGATCGTGCTGTTTTAAGAGCTGTTGATGATGCTCAAACTTTGCCTAAAGATGATGATGGCAAAGTGCCTAAACAAATACGTTTGACTTTTAAACCGAAAGATTAA
- the pal gene encoding peptidoglycan-associated lipoprotein Pal, with product MKQFSIARRATLLLSVALLTACASGVKLDDVNGKGGTDYSSQPWNDPKSPLFKRSVYFDFDSYAVKAEYQATLQAHANYLKANKDRKIKIEGNTDERGTTEYNLALGQRRSEAVRKSLSLLGVPDSQMEAVSFGKEKPKAQGSNEAAWKENRRADIAY from the coding sequence ATGAAACAATTTTCAATCGCTCGTCGTGCAACATTATTGTTGTCAGTAGCTTTGTTAACAGCTTGTGCATCTGGTGTGAAGTTGGATGACGTGAATGGTAAGGGCGGTACAGATTACAGCTCACAACCATGGAACGATCCTAAGAGCCCATTGTTTAAGCGCAGCGTTTACTTTGACTTTGATAGCTACGCTGTTAAAGCTGAGTACCAAGCAACATTACAGGCTCATGCTAATTATTTGAAGGCCAACAAAGATCGCAAGATCAAAATTGAAGGCAATACTGATGAGCGCGGTACAACTGAATACAATTTGGCATTGGGCCAACGTCGTTCAGAGGCTGTGCGTAAATCATTGTCATTGCTCGGCGTGCCTGATTCACAGATGGAAGCTGTGAGCTTTGGTAAAGAAAAGCCAAAGGCACAGGGTAGCAACGAAGCAGCTTGGAAAGAAAATCGCCGCGCTGACATCGCTTATTAA
- the tolB gene encoding Tol-Pal system beta propeller repeat protein TolB yields the protein MKTTLTKNFLMIFALMAFSVGVKAQMNIEITGVGQSLFPVAVMRFVGENQLPVKVTDVVRSNLTRSGAIRNVESGSAELGWDINPDYKSWSARGADALAVGNVTKLSDGRFEIRYRLFDIRKGESLGGLVVTVGVEDLRLAGHKIADDIIQKILGERGIFSTRLSYVIRSGKSHRLVISDSDGENAKPALASNEPIISPNWSPDGKKVAYVSFEARKPVIYVHELATGRRTILSNQKGNNSAPSWSVDGSQLAMALSKDGNTQIYKINANATGLQRLTRGSSIDTEPQWSPDGQSIYFTSDRGGSPQIYKMSTAGESAGAAQRVTFKHSFVTSPRLSPDGKNLAYIARVSGAYRLHLQDLATGEVTPLSDGARDETPTFAANGRYILYATRSAGKPVLMAVSIDGKNKQTLSLPGADIREPAWGPFMD from the coding sequence ATGAAGACAACACTGACTAAAAACTTTTTGATGATATTTGCTTTGATGGCATTTTCAGTTGGTGTCAAAGCACAAATGAATATTGAAATCACGGGTGTGGGTCAGTCGCTGTTCCCGGTGGCTGTGATGCGCTTTGTTGGTGAAAATCAATTGCCCGTCAAGGTAACGGATGTTGTTCGCTCTAACTTGACTCGCAGTGGAGCGATTCGAAATGTCGAGAGTGGCTCTGCTGAGTTAGGTTGGGACATCAACCCTGACTACAAGTCATGGTCTGCGCGTGGGGCTGATGCTCTAGCAGTTGGAAATGTCACCAAGTTATCAGATGGTCGATTTGAGATTCGCTATCGTCTATTTGATATTCGCAAAGGCGAAAGCTTGGGTGGTTTGGTTGTTACTGTGGGTGTTGAAGATTTGCGTTTGGCAGGTCACAAGATTGCTGATGACATCATTCAAAAGATTTTGGGTGAGCGCGGTATTTTTTCTACACGCTTATCGTATGTGATTCGTTCTGGTAAGAGCCATCGCTTAGTAATCTCTGATTCTGATGGTGAAAATGCCAAGCCTGCATTGGCAAGTAATGAGCCCATCATCTCGCCGAACTGGTCACCTGATGGCAAAAAAGTGGCCTACGTTTCTTTTGAGGCCCGCAAGCCAGTGATTTACGTTCATGAGTTGGCAACTGGGCGCCGCACGATTCTTTCTAACCAGAAGGGCAATAACAGTGCGCCTTCTTGGTCAGTGGATGGCAGTCAACTCGCGATGGCCCTATCAAAAGATGGAAATACACAGATTTATAAAATCAATGCCAATGCCACTGGACTTCAGCGTTTGACCAGAGGTTCATCCATTGATACAGAGCCACAGTGGTCGCCAGATGGCCAGTCAATTTATTTCACGAGTGATCGTGGCGGTAGTCCACAGATTTATAAGATGTCGACTGCCGGCGAATCCGCTGGTGCGGCACAACGGGTGACTTTTAAACATTCATTTGTGACAAGTCCGCGTTTATCCCCAGATGGTAAAAATTTAGCTTACATCGCTCGTGTGTCAGGTGCTTACCGTTTGCACCTTCAAGATTTGGCAACTGGCGAGGTCACACCTTTGAGTGATGGCGCCCGAGATGAAACTCCTACTTTTGCTGCCAATGGCCGATACATTCTTTACGCTACTCGCTCAGCAGGTAAGCCAGTATTGATGGCCGTATCAATTGACGGTAAAAATAAGCAAACCTTGAGTTTGCCAGGCGCTGACATACGTGAGCCTGCCTGGGGCCCATTTATGGACTAA
- the ybgF gene encoding tol-pal system protein YbgF translates to MQQSKCFSFLHKTTAALAAVVFVGLSFTSTASFAFMEDGEARRAILDLREQLSSSQKAQVELQGRLDELNQETAKLRGRSEVLEKQVEELTAQQKTFYQDLNDRMKKHEPQVMEIEGVQGKVQPGEKEAYDAALKAFQDGNLKRADTGFQSFVKKYPNSPYWPLAQFWLGNSEYAQKDYKSAIATLQSMVKRYPLHGRVPDALLTLANSQIEAGQKPAGKKTLENLIAKHPDTEAADLAKQALKRLK, encoded by the coding sequence ATGCAGCAATCAAAGTGCTTTAGTTTTCTGCACAAAACAACAGCGGCTTTGGCCGCTGTTGTTTTTGTAGGCCTATCTTTCACATCCACTGCTAGCTTTGCTTTCATGGAGGATGGTGAAGCGCGACGCGCTATTTTAGATTTGCGAGAACAGCTCTCGTCTAGTCAAAAAGCCCAAGTGGAACTGCAAGGTCGTCTTGACGAATTGAATCAAGAGACGGCTAAGTTACGTGGTCGTTCAGAAGTCTTGGAAAAGCAAGTTGAAGAATTAACTGCGCAACAGAAAACTTTTTATCAAGATCTTAATGATCGGATGAAAAAACATGAGCCTCAAGTGATGGAGATTGAGGGCGTTCAAGGCAAAGTTCAACCTGGTGAAAAAGAAGCCTATGACGCCGCTTTGAAGGCTTTTCAGGATGGTAATTTAAAGAGAGCTGATACAGGGTTTCAGTCTTTTGTTAAAAAGTACCCGAACAGTCCTTATTGGCCATTGGCTCAATTCTGGTTAGGTAATTCAGAGTACGCACAAAAAGACTATAAGTCAGCGATTGCAACGCTCCAATCGATGGTGAAACGCTATCCTTTGCATGGACGAGTGCCTGATGCACTGTTAACTTTGGCCAATAGTCAGATCGAAGCAGGGCAAAAACCTGCTGGTAAAAAGACCTTAGAAAATTTAATTGCCAAGCATCCAGATACTGAGGCTGCTGATTTGGCTAAACAGGCGCTCAAACGCTTGAAGTAA
- the adk gene encoding adenylate kinase: MRLILLGAPGAGKGTQAKFICEKFGIPQISTGDMLRAAVKAGTPLGIEAKKVMDSGGLVSDEIIIGLVKDRLTQADCAKGYLFDGFPRTIPQAQAMKDAGVPIDYVLEIDVPFSAIIDRMSGRRVHVASGRTYHVTFNPPKVAGKDDETGEELIQREDDKEETVKKRLDVYDAQTRPLVEYYSGWSKNGDPAAKVPAPAYRKIEGTGSVDAITASVFAALK; the protein is encoded by the coding sequence ATGCGATTGATCCTATTGGGCGCACCAGGCGCTGGAAAAGGCACGCAGGCTAAATTTATTTGTGAGAAGTTTGGTATCCCCCAAATTTCTACTGGTGACATGCTACGTGCAGCTGTTAAAGCTGGCACTCCGCTTGGCATCGAAGCTAAAAAAGTCATGGATTCTGGTGGTTTGGTTTCGGATGAAATCATCATTGGTCTTGTCAAAGATCGTCTGACTCAAGCTGATTGCGCCAAGGGCTATCTATTTGATGGTTTCCCACGCACCATTCCTCAAGCACAAGCGATGAAAGATGCGGGCGTGCCGATTGATTACGTTCTTGAAATTGACGTGCCTTTCAGCGCCATCATTGATCGCATGAGCGGTCGTCGCGTACACGTTGCTTCAGGCCGTACTTACCATGTCACATTCAACCCGCCAAAAGTGGCTGGCAAGGATGATGAAACTGGTGAAGAATTGATTCAGCGCGAAGATGACAAAGAAGAAACAGTTAAAAAGCGTTTAGATGTTTATGACGCTCAAACTCGACCATTGGTTGAGTACTATTCTGGCTGGTCTAAGAATGGTGATCCAGCAGCGAAAGTTCCAGCTCCTGCCTATCGCAAGATTGAAGGCACTGGTTCAGTTGATGCCATCACAGCAAGCGTTTTTGCTGCACTGAAATAA
- a CDS encoding ExbD/TolR family protein, translated as MASISRKSGGRRRAMADINVVPYIDVMLVLLVIFMVTTPMVNPGIVSLPTVGGAQVQPMPPVLINISAEEVILIKSEGKADKTVTRAELGAFARERAELTPDQPMVIAADKSIKYEIVMDVMARLKENGIKRVGLAVKSN; from the coding sequence ATGGCTAGTATCTCTAGAAAATCTGGTGGTCGTCGGCGCGCAATGGCTGACATCAACGTGGTGCCATACATTGATGTGATGTTGGTGTTGTTGGTGATCTTCATGGTCACCACCCCAATGGTCAATCCAGGCATTGTCAGTTTGCCAACAGTGGGTGGTGCACAAGTGCAACCAATGCCACCGGTCCTGATCAATATTTCTGCAGAAGAAGTTATCTTGATCAAGAGCGAAGGCAAGGCAGATAAAACTGTCACAAGAGCTGAGCTTGGTGCGTTTGCTCGTGAGCGTGCTGAATTAACACCTGATCAACCGATGGTGATTGCTGCCGATAAATCCATCAAATATGAGATTGTGATGGACGTGATGGCGCGCTTAAAAGAGAACGGTATCAAGCGCGTAGGGTTGGCAGTTAAGAGCAACTGA
- a CDS encoding BrnA antitoxin family protein, giving the protein MRKNYDFSGAKKNSYAAALKKQITIRLDEDSISYFKGISEEVGIPYQSLINLYLRDCATSNRKLNLKWA; this is encoded by the coding sequence ATGCGTAAGAACTACGACTTCTCTGGGGCTAAGAAAAATAGTTATGCAGCTGCGCTTAAAAAACAAATAACTATTCGACTTGATGAGGACTCAATTTCATACTTCAAGGGAATCTCTGAAGAAGTTGGAATACCTTATCAGAGCTTGATTAATTTGTACCTCAGAGATTGTGCAACGTCTAATCGAAAATTAAATCTTAAGTGGGCTTAA
- the queC gene encoding 7-cyano-7-deazaguanine synthase QueC, with protein sequence MSVNFEMMHARKPNVPAVVLLSGGLDSATVLAIAKKLGYAVYALSFRYGQRHSSELDAATRVAKSLGAVEHQIIDLDLRRFVGGSALTDDAYDVPTSPGANNEIPITYVPARNTIMLSVALGWAEALGGLDIFFGANAVDYSGYPDCRPDYVKSFEAMANLATKVGVESHQESTRFRVHAPIIQMSKAQIVQTGMSLGVDFSQTVSCYQANAEGLACGQCESCRLRKEGFQSAGIPDPTHYL encoded by the coding sequence ATGTCCGTTAATTTTGAGATGATGCATGCCAGGAAGCCGAATGTTCCAGCCGTTGTTTTGTTATCGGGTGGTTTGGATTCGGCAACTGTTTTGGCGATTGCAAAAAAACTTGGTTACGCTGTCTATGCCTTGTCGTTTCGTTACGGCCAGAGACATTCTTCTGAATTAGATGCTGCGACAAGAGTCGCAAAATCTTTGGGTGCAGTGGAGCATCAAATCATTGATTTAGATCTGCGCCGCTTTGTGGGTGGTTCTGCTTTGACAGATGATGCCTACGATGTTCCAACCAGTCCTGGCGCCAACAATGAAATACCTATCACCTATGTGCCTGCGCGCAACACCATCATGCTCTCAGTGGCCTTGGGTTGGGCCGAAGCTTTGGGTGGTTTAGATATTTTCTTTGGCGCTAATGCGGTTGATTACTCTGGCTACCCAGATTGTCGGCCTGATTACGTGAAATCATTTGAAGCAATGGCCAATTTGGCCACCAAGGTGGGTGTTGAGTCTCATCAAGAGTCCACGCGCTTCAGAGTTCACGCTCCCATCATTCAGATGAGCAAGGCGCAAATCGTTCAAACAGGCATGTCATTGGGTGTTGATTTCTCTCAAACGGTGTCTTGTTATCAGGCTAATGCTGAGGGCTTGGCTTGCGGTCAATGCGAATCATGTCGCCTTCGCAAAGAAGGTTTCCAATCGGCGGGCATTCCGGATCCCACGCACTACCTTTGA
- the tolQ gene encoding protein TolQ — MHATQDLSILSLILNASILVQLVMLLLVGLSVASWTIIFRKGLALKAVRQETERFERDFWSGGDLNTLLQGAMRNKDQSASLERIFESGMQEFLKGKEIDGARRAMKAAYQREMDTLEANLPFLASVGSVSPYIGLFGTVWGIMNSFRGLANVQQATLASVAPGIAEALVATAIGLFAAIPAVVAYNRNAADIDRLAIRFETFIEEFSNILQRQQQVR, encoded by the coding sequence ATGCACGCTACTCAAGATTTATCAATTCTGTCATTGATTTTGAACGCCAGTATTTTGGTGCAATTGGTCATGTTGTTATTGGTCGGTCTGTCAGTGGCCTCATGGACAATTATTTTTAGAAAAGGTTTGGCTCTTAAAGCGGTTCGTCAAGAGACGGAACGTTTCGAAAGAGACTTTTGGTCGGGTGGTGATTTGAATACTTTGCTTCAAGGTGCTATGCGCAATAAAGACCAATCAGCCAGTCTTGAGCGCATCTTTGAAAGCGGTATGCAAGAGTTTTTAAAGGGTAAAGAGATTGATGGGGCTCGACGCGCCATGAAAGCTGCTTACCAGCGTGAGATGGATACCTTGGAGGCGAACTTGCCTTTCTTGGCTTCGGTTGGTTCTGTATCACCTTACATTGGTTTGTTCGGAACCGTGTGGGGCATCATGAATTCATTCCGAGGTTTGGCCAATGTGCAGCAAGCTACTTTGGCCAGTGTTGCTCCCGGTATTGCTGAGGCATTGGTAGCCACTGCGATTGGTTTGTTTGCGGCGATTCCGGCGGTGGTTGCATACAACCGCAATGCAGCTGACATTGATCGCCTAGCGATTCGCTTTGAAACTTTCATTGAAGAGTTTTCAAATATTTTGCAGCGTCAACAGCAAGTTCGTTAA
- the kdsB gene encoding 3-deoxy-manno-octulosonate cytidylyltransferase: MKPNTPFLVVIPARLASTRLPNKPLADIAGKPMVVRVAERALMSGASRVVIAVDDQSIFDACKAHGLDVMLTSKDHPTGTDRLSEVVSKLNLQDDEIIVNVQGDEPLIPSDLITDVAQTLSEHPQASIATTALAIHDLAEVNNPNVVKVVMNQFQQALYFSRSAIPFSRNPEQYQAQCYRHIGMYAYRASFLKKFSQLPPAPIEEAEALEQLRALWHGHLIQVLLTDEAPPPGVDTAEDLERVRQVFNSLGKS; this comes from the coding sequence ATGAAGCCTAACACCCCATTCTTGGTTGTGATTCCTGCGCGCTTAGCCTCGACTCGCTTACCCAACAAACCATTGGCTGACATTGCTGGCAAGCCAATGGTGGTCAGAGTGGCAGAGCGTGCCCTGATGTCTGGGGCCTCACGAGTGGTGATTGCGGTTGACGATCAAAGTATTTTTGATGCCTGTAAAGCACATGGCTTAGATGTGATGCTCACCAGCAAAGATCACCCAACAGGCACTGATCGATTGAGTGAAGTGGTCAGCAAACTCAATTTGCAAGATGATGAAATCATTGTCAACGTACAAGGTGATGAACCATTGATACCGTCAGACTTGATCACTGATGTTGCACAAACACTCTCAGAACATCCTCAAGCATCGATTGCAACCACGGCTCTAGCGATTCATGATCTTGCCGAAGTAAACAATCCCAATGTGGTGAAAGTGGTCATGAACCAGTTTCAACAGGCACTTTATTTTTCACGCTCCGCCATCCCATTTAGTCGCAATCCTGAGCAATACCAAGCGCAGTGTTATCGACATATTGGGATGTACGCCTATCGAGCCAGTTTTTTGAAGAAATTCTCGCAACTTCCCCCAGCCCCCATCGAGGAAGCCGAAGCTTTAGAACAGCTCAGAGCCCTGTGGCATGGTCACCTTATACAAGTTTTACTAACTGATGAAGCCCCGCCCCCAGGCGTTGATACAGCTGAGGATTTAGAGCGAGTTCGCCAGGTTTTTAACAGCCTGGGTAAATCCTAG
- the nrdR gene encoding transcriptional regulator NrdR has translation MHCPFCKHSDTQVLDTRVSEEGDVIKRRRRCEKCDKRFTTYERPELALPAIVKKNASRVEYNRSKIVDSMGIALRKRPVSAEAVEEAIRNIEERLLATGEKEIASDRVGELVMRELKRLDKVAYIRFASVYKSFADIESFESALKELK, from the coding sequence ATGCATTGTCCTTTTTGCAAACACTCTGATACACAAGTTCTAGACACTCGCGTATCGGAGGAAGGCGACGTCATCAAACGACGTCGTCGTTGCGAAAAGTGCGATAAACGTTTTACAACGTATGAGCGTCCTGAATTGGCACTCCCAGCCATTGTTAAAAAGAATGCCAGTCGTGTTGAATACAATCGCAGCAAGATTGTTGACTCGATGGGCATTGCACTGCGTAAGCGCCCTGTTTCCGCAGAAGCCGTTGAAGAAGCGATCAGAAATATCGAAGAGCGCTTACTAGCTACCGGCGAAAAAGAAATTGCTAGCGACCGAGTAGGTGAACTTGTGATGCGCGAACTCAAGCGCCTTGATAAAGTCGCCTACATCCGCTTTGCCTCTGTTTACAAGAGCTTTGCAGACATCGAGTCATTCGAAAGTGCGCTTAAAGAGCTTAAATAA
- a CDS encoding SDR family oxidoreductase: MTVLVTGATAGFGQAIAKRYLAEGHKVVAAGRRADRLEALKKSLPADQQARLHTEILDVTNKDMVFALPAKLPKDFAGVNVLVNNAGLALGLEPAHRVDLDDWEQMVDTNIKGLMYMTRAFLPGMVERGAGHVFNLGSIAGRYPYPGGNVYGGTKAFVRQFSLNLKSDLLGTPVRVTDVSPGLCSGTEFSNVRFKGDDEKASKVYDGVQALTATDIAESVYWASTLPAHVNINVIEMMPACQASGPLAVHRK, from the coding sequence TTGACAGTATTAGTGACAGGCGCCACCGCAGGCTTTGGCCAAGCGATCGCTAAGCGTTATTTGGCTGAAGGCCATAAAGTAGTGGCAGCAGGTCGTCGCGCAGACCGCCTAGAGGCCTTAAAAAAGTCTTTGCCAGCCGATCAGCAGGCCCGTTTACACACTGAAATTTTGGATGTGACCAATAAAGACATGGTTTTTGCCTTGCCAGCAAAACTGCCTAAAGATTTTGCAGGCGTGAATGTTTTGGTGAATAACGCTGGTTTAGCTCTTGGTTTAGAGCCAGCACACCGAGTTGATTTGGATGATTGGGAGCAAATGGTTGATACCAACATCAAGGGTTTGATGTACATGACACGCGCATTTTTGCCAGGCATGGTTGAGCGCGGTGCAGGCCATGTATTTAATTTGGGTTCTATTGCTGGTCGCTACCCATACCCAGGTGGCAACGTTTACGGTGGCACAAAAGCATTTGTGCGCCAATTCAGTTTGAACCTCAAGTCTGATTTATTGGGCACACCTGTACGCGTGACTGATGTTTCACCAGGATTATGTTCAGGCACAGAGTTTTCAAACGTGCGCTTCAAGGGCGATGATGAAAAAGCATCTAAGGTGTATGACGGTGTCCAAGCGTTGACTGCGACTGACATCGCTGAATCAGTTTATTGGGCATCAACATTGCCAGCGCATGTGAACATCAACGTCATTGAAATGATGCCAGCGTGTCAGGCATCTGGTCCTTTGGCTGTTCATCGCAAGTAA
- a CDS encoding Trm112 family protein gives MDKRLLDILVCPICKSPLHHDGQTNELICKADQLAFPIRDDIPVMLVNEARELNASK, from the coding sequence ATGGACAAACGTTTACTTGATATTTTGGTCTGCCCAATTTGCAAATCTCCTTTACATCACGATGGCCAGACCAATGAATTAATCTGCAAAGCCGATCAATTGGCCTTCCCAATTCGTGACGACATCCCAGTCATGCTGGTGAATGAAGCACGCGAACTGAACGCTTCCAAATAA